The nucleotide sequence CGGCGCACCGCGAGGACCTAGACTCCCCCGCATGCCCTGGCACGCCCGCCTCCATCTCTCCTACCGCCACGAAGCCGAGCGCACCGTCGCCCGCTTCCGCCACGACGGCCCGCTGCGCATCCTGCAGAGCCTCTACCCCGAGGGCGACACCGTCTGCCACAACGTGCTGGTGCATCCGCCGGGCGGCCTGGTGGGCGGCGACACGCTCGAGATCGAGGTCGAGGCCGCCGCGGGCAGCCATGGCCTGGTGACCACGCCCGGCGCCTCGCGCTTCTACCGCAGCGAGGGCGAGCGCGCGGTGCAGCGCACCCGGCTGCGCCTGGCGGCCGGCGCGCGGCTCGAATGGCTGCCGCTCGAGGCCATCTGCTACAGCGGCTGCGTGGCCGAGAACCGCATCGCCATCGAGGCCGAACCCGGCGCCGAGATGATCGGCTGGGACGTGACGGCGCTGGGCCTGCCGCATGCGCGCCAGCCCTTCGAGCGCGGCAGCCTGCTGCAGCACATCGAGGCGCCCGGCGTGTGGCTCGAGCGCGGCCGCATCGACGCGGCCGACCAGCGGCTGCTGCAAAGCCCGCTGGGCCTGGGCGGCCACCGCTGCCTGGCTTCGCTGTTCTACGTGGCGGGCACGCCGGCCGCGCGCGCCCGGCGCGAGGCGCTGCTCGCGTTCGCGCGCGAACGCATCGAGGCCCAGGGCCTGGCCGACAGCGCCGGTGCCACCAGCCCGCATGCCGAGGTGGTGCTGCTGCGCGTGCTCGCGCCGGTGGTCGAACCCGCGATGCGGCTGCTGCGCCAGGTGTGGCAGGACTGGCGCGCCGAGCTGTGGTCGCTGCCGGCCGCCACGCCGCGCATCTGGTCGACCTGAAGCGCCCCGCCGTGGCGGCGGCGCGGAGGCTTCGGCTACAGTCCCGCACCTCCCCGCCTCACGACCCGCCGCCAGAGTGACTCTCCGAAAATCCGCTCGCAGCCTGGTTGTCCGCCTCCTGGTGATGGGGCTGGTGATGGCGATCGTCGGCACCGCCGCCAGCTACATCCAGCTCAGCCGCTTCCTGCGCGAGGACCTGACGCAGTCGGTGGCCTCGCAGCAGACGGCGCTGGCCGCCTACGTGGCGCGCGACGTCGACAACTACCTGGTGGAACGGCTCGCCTTCCTCGAGCGGCTAGCGCAGGCCGTGCCGCCCGAGCTGCTGGCGCAACCCGCGGCGCTGCACGCCTGGCTGTCGGAGCGCGGCGCGCTGAACCCGCTGTTCCCGCTCGGCCTGGCGCTCGCCACGCCCGATGGCAGGCGGCTCGACGAGGAGGGCCAGTTCGCGACCGAGGCACTCGAATTCGCGGCCGCGCGCGCCGGCCGTCGCGCGGTGGGCCGGGCGCAAGCCACCGCGCAGCACCATGCGGCGCTGCCGATGGCCGTGCCGCTGCGCGACGGCAGCGGCGAGGTGGTGGCCGTGCTGCTCGGCACCGCCGACCTCACGGCCGATGGCCTGCTCGATCACCTGCTCGAAGGCCGCGTGGGCCAGGCCGGCGGCATCCTCGTGATCTCGCCGCGCGACCGGCTGTTCGTCGCCTCGACCGATGCGACGATGATGCTCACCCCCACGCCGCCCGACGGCGTGAACCCGCTGCACGATCGCGCAATGGCGGGCTACCGCGGCAGCGGCACCACGCGCAACGCCCGCGGCATCGACGAGATCTCGGCCATCGCCTCGGTGCCGACCACCGGCTGGTTCGT is from Variovorax paradoxus and encodes:
- a CDS encoding urease accessory protein UreD — its product is MPWHARLHLSYRHEAERTVARFRHDGPLRILQSLYPEGDTVCHNVLVHPPGGLVGGDTLEIEVEAAAGSHGLVTTPGASRFYRSEGERAVQRTRLRLAAGARLEWLPLEAICYSGCVAENRIAIEAEPGAEMIGWDVTALGLPHARQPFERGSLLQHIEAPGVWLERGRIDAADQRLLQSPLGLGGHRCLASLFYVAGTPAARARREALLAFARERIEAQGLADSAGATSPHAEVVLLRVLAPVVEPAMRLLRQVWQDWRAELWSLPAATPRIWST